The Gemmatimonadaceae bacterium genome has a window encoding:
- a CDS encoding glycosyltransferase family 2 protein translates to MSALTGVGVASLLRLANWWFRPEHVGVPLLFGVLSLAFWYGIVRIALGWVNYSAIARPGHRPAPADMSVAIFTTSSPGEPLEMFERTLAACAAVRYPHTTYLLDDTRDPRFAELAVRCGAKPLELVGLPGAKAGKINRALELTSEDFILVLDPDHVPFPEFLDRVLGHFADNAVGFVQVPQAYYNQRRSFTARGGAEQTYMFYGPGQMGLHGHGACVAIGANCTFRRAALESIGGHGVGLAEDLITAIRLHAKGWRSLYVPEVVSRGLVPEDLGSFYKQQIKWARGVYEVAFSEWPRLFTSLTWRQRLSYVTIGTYYLFGVTALVFLLFPYLYLWAGIEAAHIRFVEFVTYGTPVAVIGIMIHGFAQVWLCHRAAERGLHWRGLILKMGCWPIFLAGTLLAVTRSEVPYIPTEKRAVRDRFLRLAWPQLAIITAFVITLARVVWSRALETSEASLELTTEAVWGMVAFATIPVIMAIGVLYAAWEARSPAAGAPWDVIDVATLGGDGR, encoded by the coding sequence TTGAGCGCGCTGACCGGCGTCGGCGTAGCGTCCCTGCTTCGGCTGGCGAACTGGTGGTTTCGCCCCGAACACGTAGGTGTCCCCCTGCTCTTTGGCGTCCTTTCTCTCGCATTCTGGTATGGAATTGTCCGCATAGCCCTCGGCTGGGTGAACTATTCGGCAATCGCGCGTCCCGGTCACAGACCGGCGCCGGCCGACATGAGCGTTGCGATTTTTACGACAAGCTCGCCAGGCGAGCCGCTGGAGATGTTCGAGCGTACGCTCGCCGCGTGCGCCGCGGTTCGCTATCCGCACACCACGTATCTGCTCGACGACACCCGCGACCCGCGTTTCGCCGAGCTTGCGGTGCGGTGCGGCGCGAAACCGCTCGAATTGGTTGGGCTTCCGGGCGCGAAGGCCGGAAAGATCAACCGGGCACTCGAATTGACCAGCGAGGACTTCATTCTGGTCCTTGACCCCGATCACGTGCCGTTTCCGGAATTTCTGGATCGGGTGCTTGGACACTTTGCCGACAACGCTGTGGGTTTCGTCCAGGTTCCGCAGGCCTACTACAATCAGAGGAGATCGTTCACCGCCCGGGGGGGTGCTGAGCAGACCTACATGTTTTATGGACCGGGGCAGATGGGACTGCACGGACACGGAGCGTGTGTCGCCATCGGCGCCAACTGCACTTTTCGGCGCGCGGCGCTAGAGTCCATTGGTGGCCACGGCGTGGGCCTGGCGGAGGACCTGATTACGGCGATCCGCCTCCACGCGAAGGGCTGGCGGAGTCTTTACGTGCCCGAAGTTGTGAGCAGGGGGCTCGTGCCCGAGGATCTTGGCTCGTTTTACAAGCAGCAGATCAAATGGGCGCGTGGAGTTTATGAAGTGGCGTTCAGCGAGTGGCCTCGTCTCTTTACTTCGCTCACGTGGCGCCAGCGGCTCTCGTACGTGACCATTGGAACCTATTACCTCTTCGGCGTGACGGCTTTGGTCTTTCTGCTTTTCCCGTATCTCTATTTATGGGCGGGAATAGAAGCGGCGCACATACGCTTTGTGGAATTCGTCACATATGGAACTCCGGTCGCGGTAATCGGGATAATGATTCATGGATTTGCTCAAGTCTGGCTCTGTCATCGCGCTGCGGAGCGGGGCCTGCATTGGCGCGGGCTCATCCTCAAGATGGGATGCTGGCCGATTTTTCTGGCCGGGACGCTCCTCGCCGTGACTCGCAGTGAGGTGCCGTACATTCCGACGGAGAAGCGAGCCGTCCGCGACAGATTTCTCCGTCTGGCGTGGCCGCAGCTCGCGATAATCACCGCCTTCGTGATTACGCTGGCGCGAGTCGTCTGGAGCCGGGCGCTGGAAACGAGCGAAGCTTCACTCGAGCTGACCACCGAGGCAGTGTGGGGCATGGTCGCATTTGCCACAATACCGGTAATCATGGCGATTGGAGTGCTCTATGCCGCATGGGAAGCCCGCAGTCCGGCGGCCGGCGCGCCGTGGGACGTGATTGACGTCGCCACGCTCGGCGGAGACGGTCGGTGA
- a CDS encoding glycosyl hydrolase, with translation MRRRHRLLLTATLLLAGLAGVSLLTALGAASGGPISSLLTSAATAGGSLEHRVSRLFSGPGRAANLSWFEPYRRNPDRLRKPDVVLLGVYDGWIPRTLDGVVKFEQQIGTTLPLIQLYTAWGDKPDQQFPSKVATAISDMGSVPVITWEPWLTDFESAQHPTIALREARDRHGLAAVARGDYDFYIDKWASAAAKFGRPILLRFGHEMNDPYRYPWGPQNNTKEEYIAAWRHVVERFRRNGANGVIWVWSPHVAYQYWETYYPGSEYVDWVATGVLNYGPIARWSEWWTFDEIVGAKYPPLAAFGKPIMVAEFGSLAFGGDRASWYLNALTDFRRRFPAVRGLLFFNVKSDQSATQQAVDWTFADDTLTLRTVARATASLLQSGR, from the coding sequence GTGAGGCGGCGGCACCGGCTGCTGCTGACCGCAACGCTTCTGCTGGCCGGCCTGGCCGGGGTGAGTCTCTTGACCGCGCTGGGCGCGGCAAGTGGTGGCCCAATTTCCAGTTTGCTGACGTCGGCGGCAACTGCTGGTGGATCGCTCGAGCACCGGGTGAGCCGGCTGTTTTCCGGCCCGGGCCGAGCCGCGAATCTTAGCTGGTTCGAGCCATACCGACGCAATCCGGATCGTTTGCGTAAACCCGACGTCGTTCTGCTCGGCGTTTATGACGGCTGGATTCCCCGCACGCTTGATGGCGTGGTGAAATTCGAACAACAGATCGGAACGACACTCCCGCTCATTCAACTCTATACGGCGTGGGGTGACAAACCCGACCAGCAGTTCCCGTCGAAGGTAGCGACGGCAATTTCGGACATGGGCTCAGTGCCTGTGATCACGTGGGAGCCGTGGCTTACGGATTTTGAGTCTGCACAGCATCCCACAATTGCGTTGCGCGAGGCAAGAGACCGTCACGGACTGGCTGCCGTGGCGCGCGGAGACTACGATTTTTACATCGACAAATGGGCGAGCGCAGCGGCAAAATTCGGACGGCCGATTCTGCTTCGCTTTGGCCACGAGATGAACGATCCGTATCGGTATCCCTGGGGACCGCAGAACAACACCAAAGAGGAATACATTGCGGCGTGGCGCCACGTTGTGGAGCGCTTTCGCCGCAACGGCGCGAATGGCGTCATCTGGGTATGGTCCCCTCACGTGGCTTACCAGTACTGGGAGACCTATTACCCGGGCAGCGAGTACGTCGACTGGGTGGCCACGGGCGTCCTCAACTATGGGCCGATCGCGCGGTGGTCAGAGTGGTGGACGTTCGACGAGATTGTCGGAGCGAAGTATCCGCCGCTCGCAGCCTTTGGCAAACCGATCATGGTTGCCGAGTTCGGCTCTTTGGCGTTCGGAGGTGACCGCGCCAGCTGGTACCTGAATGCGCTGACTGATTTTCGCCGCCGTTTTCCGGCCGTGCGGGGTCTTCTCTTTTTCAACGTCAAGTCTGATCAATCAGCAACCCAGCAAGCGGTTGACTGGACCTTTGCCGACGACACTCTGACTTTGCGAACAGTAGCTCGCGCGACTGCATCGTTGCTGCAAAGCGGGAGATAG
- a CDS encoding amidohydrolase family protein → MIVPERRAIWMFLALLVAIAVASPAAAQANGWRTITFETTEVTAPDVAVSPDGQWLIFSMLGKLFRLPVKGGEAEQLTLGPYYDIDPAISPDGKLVAFQSDRDGSAGNIFLLDVASREITQLTHEVWADRPAWAPDGKAVVYLRLERKSWNPLDTMSRPPAVVRRIRLTGGEPETLRALGPVWSVFHLPDGRVGWAIVQRDSTSRRISSRIEVRSTDGKVSTLRHFDGRADPVVPSPKADGLYARYVKWDTPPQEPYLLFAPLPEGSERYIAPVSGNSFFGVAGFAVAADNASLYLGNLGHLWKVTLPGGRSEAVPFRARVTLAIREPTAPPKWMPVAPGNSGKFRTIQQPRLSPDGSQIVFRALARLWQQPLKGGQARRLVEGDGTESDPAFSPDGRRVGFVSRAKAKWEVKVLDLQTGQIVTVGAHADCGYEQLTWSLHGELIAATSCDHQILAIDPRTGSVRVLATSSNWEPYPQLSADGKTLYFQAEFPGSKPGFYRLQLEAVAKPEPLMSAKGDGTNISTRGQWVAHAVPNRLGIRLAKLGRAGFPQPDVRVVSSAEGDEFSFTPDGSSLLFVAGDTLWRQPLTGGTRREIPIRLALRAPTPPPVLLQRVRVLDFAAGGFGAETSLLIDGGRIRWIGPARSRELPRGTVTVDAGGRFAIPGLFDMHGHGGGCGGAARIAYGVTSVRNMGGRLEQQNAHADRSDFTGDAIPRCFYPGRIFEGPQGYSRNEDQFFVNLFDEGDTRTNVRLWKARGAQFIKLYNMVPWPLQRAAADEARRVALPVAAHGLTIEQAVKGVTLGYAGLTHWYGGFSDDALQMFGAAGTRWEPTLGQGAGFAVSFRHDPERFRRASRGNPQMGDNVLRGRWAEILRTMHAAYRRGITFLPGTDAGPEGLALQWELEFYAEAGIPPVDILRFATQAAAQTVGAGDHLGTLEVGKLADLILLDANPLQDIKNTQTIWRVIKGGWVFDPKVLLPNPN, encoded by the coding sequence ATGATCGTTCCCGAACGCCGCGCCATCTGGATGTTCCTGGCATTACTGGTTGCGATCGCCGTCGCGAGCCCAGCCGCCGCCCAGGCCAATGGCTGGCGCACGATCACGTTCGAGACCACCGAGGTCACCGCCCCGGATGTCGCCGTCTCCCCCGACGGCCAATGGTTGATCTTCAGTATGCTTGGCAAGCTGTTCCGCCTTCCGGTCAAGGGCGGTGAAGCGGAGCAGCTCACCTTAGGACCATACTACGACATCGACCCGGCCATCTCCCCTGATGGCAAGCTCGTCGCGTTCCAGTCCGATCGCGACGGCAGCGCGGGCAACATCTTCCTGCTCGATGTGGCGAGCCGGGAAATCACTCAGTTGACCCATGAGGTCTGGGCTGATCGGCCGGCGTGGGCGCCCGATGGCAAGGCCGTGGTCTACTTGCGGCTCGAGCGGAAATCGTGGAATCCACTGGATACGATGTCACGGCCACCAGCGGTCGTGCGTCGGATTCGGTTGACTGGCGGCGAACCGGAAACACTCCGCGCGCTGGGCCCGGTGTGGTCAGTCTTCCACCTTCCGGATGGGCGCGTGGGCTGGGCGATCGTGCAGCGTGATTCCACCTCGCGTCGGATATCGAGCCGGATCGAGGTCAGGAGCACCGACGGCAAGGTGTCTACCCTGCGTCACTTCGACGGGAGGGCCGATCCGGTCGTCCCAAGTCCCAAAGCCGATGGGCTCTACGCCAGATATGTCAAATGGGACACACCACCGCAGGAGCCCTACCTGCTGTTCGCGCCGCTCCCGGAGGGCTCTGAGCGATACATCGCCCCGGTCTCCGGTAATTCCTTTTTTGGAGTTGCGGGCTTCGCGGTGGCCGCCGATAACGCGTCGCTCTACCTGGGTAACCTCGGCCACCTCTGGAAGGTCACGCTGCCGGGCGGGCGGAGCGAAGCCGTTCCCTTTCGCGCCCGGGTGACGTTGGCGATCCGTGAGCCCACCGCACCACCCAAGTGGATGCCGGTCGCGCCAGGGAACAGTGGGAAGTTCAGGACCATTCAGCAACCTCGGCTCTCGCCGGACGGCTCGCAGATCGTGTTCCGGGCGCTGGCCCGCCTCTGGCAACAGCCACTCAAGGGTGGCCAGGCCCGGCGGCTGGTCGAGGGTGACGGGACAGAGTCGGATCCCGCGTTCTCGCCAGACGGTCGTCGCGTCGGGTTTGTGAGCCGCGCAAAGGCAAAATGGGAAGTCAAGGTCCTGGACCTTCAGACCGGACAGATAGTCACAGTGGGTGCCCACGCCGACTGTGGATATGAGCAGCTGACCTGGAGTCTCCACGGCGAGCTGATCGCCGCCACGAGTTGCGACCATCAGATCCTCGCGATCGATCCCCGAACGGGTTCCGTGCGGGTGCTCGCGACAAGCAGCAATTGGGAGCCTTACCCCCAACTTTCTGCGGATGGCAAGACGCTCTACTTCCAAGCCGAGTTCCCGGGAAGCAAGCCCGGGTTCTACCGGTTGCAACTGGAAGCGGTGGCGAAACCAGAACCGCTGATGTCTGCGAAGGGAGACGGCACGAACATCTCAACGCGCGGGCAATGGGTGGCACACGCGGTCCCGAACCGGCTCGGCATTCGGCTGGCAAAGCTCGGGCGCGCGGGGTTCCCGCAGCCGGATGTGCGCGTGGTCAGCTCCGCGGAAGGGGACGAGTTCAGCTTCACGCCGGACGGTTCCTCATTGCTCTTTGTCGCCGGCGACACGCTGTGGCGTCAGCCGCTCACGGGCGGCACGCGCCGGGAGATCCCCATCCGGCTGGCGCTGCGGGCCCCGACGCCGCCACCGGTGCTCCTCCAGCGGGTTCGAGTGCTGGACTTTGCCGCGGGCGGGTTTGGCGCGGAAACTTCGCTCTTGATCGACGGCGGGCGCATCCGGTGGATCGGCCCGGCGCGAAGTCGCGAACTTCCCCGCGGTACAGTCACTGTGGATGCCGGCGGCCGCTTTGCCATCCCCGGCCTGTTCGACATGCACGGGCACGGCGGCGGGTGCGGAGGAGCCGCGCGCATTGCCTACGGCGTCACCTCAGTGCGGAACATGGGGGGCCGACTTGAACAACAAAACGCCCATGCGGATCGGAGCGATTTCACCGGCGATGCCATCCCACGCTGCTTCTACCCGGGAAGAATTTTTGAGGGTCCCCAAGGTTATAGTCGGAATGAGGACCAATTCTTCGTCAATCTTTTTGACGAGGGGGACACGCGGACTAATGTGCGACTCTGGAAGGCCCGAGGTGCCCAGTTCATCAAGCTCTATAACATGGTTCCGTGGCCGCTCCAGCGGGCGGCAGCCGACGAGGCTCGCCGCGTGGCGCTCCCGGTGGCGGCACACGGACTAACCATCGAGCAGGCGGTCAAGGGGGTGACGCTGGGATACGCCGGGCTCACGCATTGGTACGGCGGATTCTCCGACGATGCGCTCCAGATGTTCGGAGCGGCGGGGACGCGCTGGGAACCGACGTTGGGACAAGGGGCCGGCTTCGCAGTATCCTTTCGGCATGATCCCGAACGATTCCGTCGGGCCTCGCGGGGCAACCCACAGATGGGGGACAACGTATTGAGAGGAAGGTGGGCAGAGATTCTACGGACCATGCACGCGGCGTATCGTCGTGGCATCACCTTCCTGCCGGGGACCGACGCGGGACCCGAAGGGCTGGCACTCCAGTGGGAGTTGGAATTCTATGCCGAGGCCGGTATCCCGCCGGTCGACATATTGCGGTTCGCCACTCAGGCCGCCGCTCAGACCGTGGGCGCCGGCGACCACCTCGGCACACTGGAGGTCGGCAAGCTGGCTGACCTGATCCTACTCGATGCCAACCCGCTGCAGGACATCAAGAACACGCAGACGATCTGGCGGGTGATCAAGGGTGGGTGGGTGTTCGATCCGAAGGTGTTGCTGCCAAATCCGAACTGA
- a CDS encoding helix-turn-helix transcriptional regulator: MPTTTTRPANTLLLALDLGNTTWKLGFPSKRKGMSQGELERRSRVSYVTINAIANQRTTLVDLNTLDKLSAEPCAVSRIFTR; the protein is encoded by the coding sequence ATGCCTACGACGACGACCCGTCCCGCGAACACGCTACTGCTCGCGCTCGATCTTGGCAACACAACCTGGAAGCTGGGTTTTCCCTCGAAGCGAAAGGGGATGAGCCAGGGTGAGCTCGAGCGGCGTTCCCGCGTTAGCTACGTGACGATCAACGCGATCGCGAATCAGCGCACTACTCTCGTCGATCTGAACACTCTCGACAAACTGTCGGCCGAGCCTTGCGCAGTGTCGCGAATTTTCACGCGCTGA